One part of the Sphingobacterium sp. LZ7M1 genome encodes these proteins:
- a CDS encoding S41 family peptidase, producing the protein MNKTLLSLALLLGGSMQLKAQVQPTFLSNPTLSPDAQTIVFSFEGDLWKVATAGGPALRLTAMEGNEVMPRISPDGQWLAFSSNQNGNMDVYIMPMAGGNIKQITFHEASDEVDSWSWDSKQLYFTSGRENRLSSYKVSKDGGTAERIFPHFFNYIHNMVETPSGELLFTDSWESYSAANRKRYKGAFNPDIKGYNPKTKAYKEYTTYEGKDLWPTVDSKGTIFFASDEGNDEYNLYSISNGQKQGLTQFPESIRSPQVAANGAAVVFEKGYQLFVYDVASKKTTQPAISLSRNQVLGKSKEFDVKSNISNFDVSPDGEKMAFVSRGELFVSDVDGKFIRQMPSQGERISEVMWLKDNKTLVYNQTLNGYLNWYSRSADGKGEAKQLTQDNRNNRDINFNKENTKAVYLSGRDEVRLLDLGSLKSETIVKDEIWAFQNSSPSFSPDGKYVLFTAIRNFEQDIFVYNLADKKTLNLTNTGVTEASPAWSPDGKYIYFSSNRTKPSYPTGMENASLYRMALENYDEPYRISKFDEMFKETEKETVKKDSTATKNEKKSKDSKAKPAAKEEKKDDKKVIVSIDVQGLSDRITQVSPQAGTQYNPILFAKGDKTYLFYQSNHEGKWATYRITFEPFTNSKTEKVLDGGLQALQEVDGKFFAISNGNIQKYNIDQNKLENVDINFKFNRDLDKEFKQMFYETWANVEENYYDEKFHGIDWEGMKKKYGNYLSGINNRMDLRILLNDMLGELNSSHMGFSTFGTDERKQYNFITNELGVTYDAKDPYKIAHIVAKGPASKKDVNLKVGDVLVAVNGNKIDKSRDRDSYFTWPSLANEVQLTVNRGGKEEIINIRPQSNAAFKDLLYDEWIKGNRNKVDQLSKNRIAYSHMKNMSGDELQSFLIDMAEQENNKDAVILDLRYNTGGNVHDEVLRFLSQRPYLKWQYRGGKLSPQSNFAPAGKPIVLLINEQSLSDAEMTAAGFKALKLGKIIGTETYRWIIFTSGKGLVDGSFYRLPSWGCYTLDGQDLELTGVAPDIAIKNTVADRVADKDPQLERAVQEILKDLN; encoded by the coding sequence ATGAATAAAACACTACTGTCACTAGCCTTGTTGTTAGGGGGATCCATGCAATTGAAGGCTCAGGTTCAACCGACCTTTTTGTCCAATCCTACCCTCAGTCCCGATGCCCAAACCATTGTCTTCAGTTTTGAGGGCGATCTATGGAAAGTAGCAACAGCTGGCGGACCGGCTCTGCGCCTAACGGCAATGGAGGGCAATGAAGTCATGCCAAGGATCTCTCCAGATGGGCAATGGCTGGCCTTCTCTTCCAACCAAAATGGGAATATGGATGTCTACATCATGCCGATGGCCGGTGGAAACATCAAACAGATTACCTTCCACGAAGCTAGCGATGAGGTCGATTCCTGGAGCTGGGACAGTAAACAGCTATATTTTACCTCTGGACGCGAGAACCGCCTCAGCAGCTATAAGGTAAGCAAGGATGGTGGTACCGCAGAGCGTATCTTCCCACATTTCTTCAACTATATCCATAATATGGTGGAGACACCAAGCGGAGAATTGCTTTTTACCGACTCTTGGGAAAGCTATAGCGCAGCCAATAGAAAGCGATATAAGGGCGCATTTAACCCCGATATCAAGGGTTACAACCCTAAAACAAAAGCCTATAAGGAGTACACGACCTATGAAGGCAAGGACCTTTGGCCAACCGTGGACAGCAAAGGCACGATCTTCTTTGCCTCCGATGAAGGTAATGACGAATACAATCTTTACAGTATAAGCAATGGGCAAAAACAAGGCCTGACCCAGTTTCCTGAGTCTATCCGTAGCCCGCAGGTTGCGGCGAATGGTGCTGCGGTAGTCTTTGAAAAAGGATATCAGCTATTTGTCTATGACGTGGCCAGCAAGAAAACCACGCAACCCGCCATTAGCCTGAGCCGAAACCAGGTATTGGGCAAGTCCAAGGAATTTGATGTCAAGAGCAATATCAGCAATTTTGATGTCTCTCCCGACGGAGAGAAAATGGCCTTTGTGTCGAGGGGCGAACTGTTTGTCTCGGATGTGGATGGCAAGTTTATACGGCAGATGCCTAGCCAAGGCGAACGGATTTCTGAGGTCATGTGGCTGAAGGACAATAAAACCTTGGTCTACAACCAGACCCTGAACGGCTATCTCAATTGGTATTCCCGCTCAGCAGATGGGAAAGGCGAAGCAAAGCAACTGACCCAGGACAACAGGAACAACCGTGATATTAACTTCAATAAAGAGAATACCAAGGCGGTTTACCTGAGTGGACGCGATGAAGTCCGTTTATTGGACTTGGGGTCCCTGAAGAGTGAAACCATCGTCAAAGACGAGATCTGGGCCTTCCAGAACTCTTCCCCGTCTTTCTCTCCTGATGGAAAGTATGTGCTCTTTACGGCCATCCGCAATTTTGAACAGGATATCTTCGTGTACAATCTCGCAGATAAGAAAACGCTGAACCTAACGAATACCGGCGTAACGGAAGCTTCACCGGCATGGTCGCCTGATGGTAAATATATCTACTTCTCCAGCAACCGAACCAAACCATCCTATCCAACGGGAATGGAAAATGCCAGTCTCTACCGGATGGCCCTTGAGAATTATGATGAACCCTACCGCATCAGCAAATTCGACGAAATGTTCAAGGAAACCGAAAAGGAGACGGTAAAGAAAGATAGCACAGCGACCAAAAACGAAAAGAAAAGCAAGGACAGCAAAGCAAAACCAGCCGCAAAGGAGGAAAAGAAAGATGATAAAAAGGTTATCGTAAGCATTGACGTACAAGGCCTTTCTGACCGGATAACCCAAGTCAGTCCGCAGGCTGGTACCCAATACAACCCTATTTTGTTTGCAAAAGGGGATAAAACATACCTATTCTACCAATCCAACCATGAGGGCAAATGGGCAACTTACCGCATTACCTTTGAACCTTTTACCAACAGCAAAACCGAAAAGGTATTGGACGGTGGTCTGCAAGCCCTTCAGGAAGTGGATGGTAAATTCTTTGCCATCAGCAATGGTAACATACAGAAATACAATATTGACCAGAACAAGCTTGAAAATGTAGATATCAATTTCAAGTTCAACCGTGATCTGGACAAGGAATTCAAGCAGATGTTCTATGAAACCTGGGCCAATGTGGAAGAGAACTACTATGACGAGAAGTTCCATGGCATTGACTGGGAAGGGATGAAAAAGAAATATGGAAACTACCTTTCGGGCATCAACAACCGTATGGACCTTCGAATCCTACTGAACGATATGCTGGGTGAACTGAACTCCTCGCACATGGGCTTCAGTACCTTTGGTACCGACGAGCGGAAGCAATATAATTTCATCACGAACGAACTCGGGGTCACCTATGACGCCAAGGATCCCTATAAGATCGCGCATATCGTTGCCAAGGGCCCTGCTTCCAAGAAAGATGTCAACCTGAAGGTTGGGGATGTCCTGGTTGCGGTAAACGGAAACAAGATCGATAAATCGCGTGACCGCGACTCCTATTTTACCTGGCCATCACTTGCCAATGAAGTACAATTGACCGTAAACCGTGGAGGTAAGGAAGAGATCATCAATATCCGTCCGCAGAGCAATGCTGCTTTCAAGGACCTATTGTACGATGAGTGGATCAAGGGAAATAGAAATAAAGTGGATCAGTTGAGCAAGAATAGGATTGCCTATTCGCACATGAAGAACATGAGCGGGGATGAACTGCAATCCTTTTTGATCGATATGGCAGAGCAGGAAAACAACAAGGATGCTGTTATCCTTGACCTTCGCTATAATACCGGTGGTAATGTGCATGACGAGGTGCTTAGGTTCCTTTCCCAACGACCTTATCTAAAATGGCAATATCGTGGCGGTAAGTTATCTCCGCAGAGTAATTTTGCACCGGCAGGAAAGCCAATCGTGCTATTGATCAATGAACAGTCCCTTTCGGATGCGGAAATGACTGCAGCAGGTTTCAAAGCGCTCAAGTTGGGTAAGATCATCGGTACGGAAACCTATAGGTGGATCATCTTTACCTCAGGTAAGGGTTTGGTCGATGGTTCGTTCTACC
- a CDS encoding leucine-rich repeat domain-containing protein, translating into MEKYLKKIVEEKDTIKKINLSEKWLEDVPEVLKECKLVEEIKLTGNNIYEIPDWLFQLPHLKKLDISLNDMETLPANITKAQHLEFLAFDSPIKKALPKELAQLKKLKKLVIHEQIYGFPEEFFELTSLEEIEFYTPKLTSIPDSFSKLVNLKSFTLTQLLFEGKAKPIDFEAVIEVLSTLPKLENLSFSLSGMLSIPENINKLQGLKELNLSGNGIKVLPKALFELSGIRLLDLGQNGIKTIPADIKNLNQLRTLKINSNFNPPIDLQNLFNSIKELANLQDLQLWSCQTSIKLPENIAEWTSLRELDIDNNKVKHLPESMQQMTWLKKLRISTNPIPEEEKVNLVKALKGTKVIV; encoded by the coding sequence ATGGAAAAATACCTGAAAAAGATAGTCGAAGAGAAGGATACGATCAAGAAAATTAATTTATCTGAGAAATGGCTGGAAGACGTTCCAGAGGTGCTAAAGGAATGTAAGTTGGTTGAGGAGATTAAACTGACCGGAAACAATATCTACGAAATTCCTGACTGGCTATTTCAGCTTCCCCATTTAAAGAAACTGGATATTTCCCTGAATGACATGGAGACCTTGCCGGCCAATATTACTAAGGCGCAGCACCTGGAATTCCTTGCTTTTGATTCACCGATCAAGAAGGCCTTGCCGAAAGAACTCGCCCAATTGAAAAAGCTCAAGAAATTGGTGATCCATGAACAGATCTATGGTTTCCCGGAGGAGTTCTTTGAGCTTACTTCCCTAGAGGAAATTGAATTTTATACCCCAAAGTTAACCAGTATCCCCGACAGCTTTTCGAAGTTGGTGAACTTAAAATCCTTTACATTGACGCAGCTCCTGTTTGAAGGAAAGGCTAAGCCAATTGATTTTGAAGCTGTAATCGAGGTCCTTTCTACCCTTCCAAAACTGGAGAACTTGAGCTTTTCGCTAAGTGGAATGTTAAGCATTCCTGAAAATATCAATAAACTACAAGGGCTAAAGGAACTGAACCTAAGTGGTAATGGCATTAAGGTCCTTCCTAAGGCGCTTTTTGAGTTGAGTGGCATAAGACTGTTGGATCTAGGACAGAACGGAATCAAGACCATCCCAGCCGATATAAAAAACCTGAACCAGTTAAGGACCCTTAAAATAAATTCGAATTTCAATCCTCCGATCGATCTCCAAAACCTGTTCAATAGCATCAAGGAGCTCGCTAACCTACAGGACCTGCAGTTATGGAGCTGCCAGACCAGTATTAAGCTTCCTGAAAACATTGCCGAATGGACTTCCTTAAGAGAGCTGGATATTGACAACAACAAGGTAAAGCACCTTCCGGAATCCATGCAGCAGATGACCTGGCTGAAAAAGTTACGCATCAGTACCAATCCTATTCCGGAGGAGGAGAAAGTGAATCTTGTTAAGGCTTTGAAGGGCACAAAGGTGATTGTGTAG
- a CDS encoding MFS transporter: MTSLGEAGNHVSQSMKSRIRWAVALFYFGQGLGFASWASRIPTIKTALGLSEAQLGTILLMLPIGQLLTMPISAALVNKYGSHKILPWAAFLYALVLLFIAFSTNAWFLGAALFLFGVTGNICNISVNTQGVLAEELYGRSIMSSFHGAWSLAGFTGALIGLLTLNFNINTYGHFIGVIVLLTINILLNKQFLVPEVSTEKKEKEKTKFKPDALIVQLGIIGFFSMATEGAMFDWSGVYFSDVVHAPENLVILGYASFMIMMATGRFIGDAIISKIGRQRTLQISGILMFVGMLSSVVFPNLWVCTLAFMLVGLGVACNVPTVYSVTGKHKTIPAGVALAMVSSISYLGFLMGPPLIGYVAEIFNLRYSFALFSMFGFLMFIMTSRLKIFREQ; the protein is encoded by the coding sequence ATGACATCATTAGGTGAGGCAGGCAACCATGTCTCTCAATCCATGAAAAGCAGGATCCGGTGGGCGGTAGCCTTATTTTACTTTGGTCAAGGTTTGGGCTTTGCGAGTTGGGCAAGCCGTATCCCGACCATCAAAACAGCATTGGGGCTGTCTGAAGCCCAGTTGGGAACCATCTTATTGATGTTACCGATTGGCCAATTGCTGACCATGCCTATTTCGGCAGCCTTGGTCAACAAATACGGTAGCCATAAAATATTGCCTTGGGCGGCATTCCTCTATGCTTTGGTATTGTTGTTCATCGCTTTTTCAACAAACGCCTGGTTTTTGGGTGCTGCACTTTTCCTTTTTGGGGTAACGGGCAACATCTGTAATATCTCCGTCAATACCCAAGGCGTATTGGCCGAGGAGCTTTACGGAAGGTCCATTATGTCATCCTTCCATGGGGCTTGGTCCTTGGCGGGATTCACCGGTGCATTGATCGGTTTGTTGACCTTGAACTTCAATATCAACACCTATGGCCATTTCATCGGGGTTATCGTCCTTTTGACCATCAATATCCTGTTGAACAAACAGTTTTTGGTTCCGGAAGTCAGTACCGAGAAGAAGGAAAAAGAAAAGACCAAGTTTAAACCGGATGCATTGATCGTACAACTGGGTATCATAGGTTTCTTCAGTATGGCAACGGAAGGCGCCATGTTTGATTGGAGCGGAGTGTACTTCAGTGATGTTGTACATGCCCCAGAGAACTTAGTGATATTGGGATATGCCTCCTTTATGATCATGATGGCAACCGGCCGTTTTATCGGAGATGCCATCATCAGCAAAATTGGTAGACAAAGGACCCTACAGATCAGTGGAATCCTGATGTTTGTGGGGATGTTGTCTTCTGTTGTGTTTCCGAACCTTTGGGTCTGTACACTGGCCTTTATGCTGGTCGGATTAGGCGTTGCCTGCAATGTGCCTACGGTTTACAGCGTAACTGGCAAGCATAAGACCATTCCTGCCGGTGTGGCCTTGGCCATGGTTTCCAGTATCTCCTATCTCGGGTTCTTAATGGGCCCTCCGTTGATCGGATATGTAGCCGAGATATTCAATCTACGATATTCATTTGCCCTGTTTTCTATGTTCGGCTTCTTGATGTTCATCATGACCAGCCGACTGAAAATCTTTAGGGAGCAATAA
- a CDS encoding glycoside hydrolase family 43 protein, producing MYNKLISILATLCFALTASAQQDSAYVFSYFKGNGEDGLHLAYSEDALKWTALKNDASFLTPKLSPDKLMRDPCIIKGGDGLYHMVWTVSWTQKGIGHASSKDLINWSEQQYIPVMEHEENTRNSWAPEVTYDPESKQYMIYWASTITGEFPETQVEADNGYNHRMYYTLTKDFKTFSETMLLYDPGFNSIDATILKNGTNWMMVIKDETREPKAEKNLKLAFADSLEGPYSDASEKITGDYWAEGPTVAKINGEYYVYFDRYMDNHFGLIKSKDLKTWTDISDQLELPKDLRHGTILKISRKELDKLKAVKP from the coding sequence ATGTACAATAAACTAATTTCCATTTTGGCAACCCTATGTTTTGCATTGACGGCTTCGGCCCAGCAGGACTCAGCCTATGTGTTTTCTTATTTTAAGGGAAATGGGGAAGATGGCCTTCATCTCGCGTACAGTGAGGATGCCCTGAAATGGACCGCCTTAAAAAACGATGCCTCTTTTCTCACACCGAAGCTGAGCCCCGATAAATTGATGCGCGACCCTTGTATCATAAAGGGTGGCGATGGGCTCTATCACATGGTCTGGACCGTTAGCTGGACCCAGAAAGGTATAGGACATGCCAGCTCAAAAGACTTGATCAATTGGTCTGAGCAGCAATATATTCCCGTGATGGAACATGAAGAGAATACCAGGAATTCCTGGGCGCCTGAAGTCACCTATGATCCAGAAAGCAAACAGTACATGATATATTGGGCTTCCACCATTACCGGAGAGTTTCCCGAAACACAGGTAGAGGCAGATAATGGCTATAACCATCGGATGTACTATACCCTGACAAAGGATTTCAAGACATTCTCGGAAACCATGCTGCTCTATGATCCAGGTTTCAACTCGATCGATGCCACAATCCTGAAAAATGGAACCAACTGGATGATGGTCATCAAGGATGAAACCCGCGAACCTAAGGCGGAGAAAAACCTAAAACTTGCTTTTGCAGATAGCTTAGAGGGTCCTTACAGCGATGCCAGCGAGAAGATCACCGGAGATTATTGGGCCGAAGGACCCACCGTAGCCAAAATAAACGGGGAATACTATGTTTATTTCGACCGGTACATGGACAATCATTTTGGCCTGATCAAATCAAAGGACCTCAAGACCTGGACCGATATCAGCGATCAATTGGAATTGCCAAAAGACCTGAGACATGGCACCATACTAAAGATTTCAAGAAAAGAATTGGACAAGCTTAAGGCTGTAAAGCCTTAA
- a CDS encoding histidine kinase codes for MKYIISLCLLCCLTLSAFSQLVIRIDEDHEYLKTLEKRLLDAKTDSAKAMTAFRLSYMYKKYRNMDLAKQRLEQGVKYAQGNNLLEGIASYNEALFGIGLEDMSKIENNLNRSDSLLKDIQDPEAKKTLSGLWIMRGVLSQLKGNEKGGLESYINHALPYAKESKDKFSIANANKFVATSLLNATERVRGNDYLKNALALFKEAPAESEITKLEGILEVTILLAENNLYLNDLHSSKAYLDAAYAVLKDYPESNVFLFYYFPEGVYYEKMGKYVQAINSFDKAIAFQGSGPENFYINRSKFAKFNLLRKIGRNAEAIDVMQDLLKSTTLLPSDRNSYANLLAETYANTGNMKEAYEWSQKYITVNDSLHAADYKKDMLDMENKYQSAEKAKQISQLQAEKQAAELVQKNQRLWVLLLAVGAAVLLLAFLYLNNILKNQKRANEFKFKELEQQRELQVTKAFLEGEDKERQRIAQDLHDGLGGALSGIKMKLSAVQNNFQEPEIDSSVDQLDRSIIELRRIAHNMMPSNLLRSGLDVALTDLCSALSSSKTEIELQTEGLDPNLNQHYQVNIYRIIQELLSNALRHADANYILVQCIQNDEQILITVEDNGKGFDLSRAKASNGMGLNNIQNRVDIMKGSLDYDVMPEEGTIVNIELTV; via the coding sequence ATGAAGTATATTATTTCCCTTTGCCTATTATGCTGCCTGACCCTATCTGCTTTTTCACAATTGGTTATCCGGATTGATGAAGACCATGAATACCTGAAAACATTAGAAAAGAGACTCCTGGATGCCAAGACGGATAGTGCCAAAGCGATGACGGCTTTCCGGCTATCCTATATGTACAAGAAGTATAGGAACATGGACCTTGCCAAGCAGCGTCTGGAACAGGGGGTAAAGTATGCACAAGGAAATAACCTCCTAGAAGGGATAGCCAGTTACAACGAAGCCCTGTTTGGTATCGGTCTAGAGGACATGAGCAAGATTGAAAACAACCTTAACCGTAGCGACAGCCTGCTTAAAGACATACAGGATCCAGAAGCCAAGAAGACCTTGAGCGGCCTATGGATCATGCGTGGCGTCCTCAGCCAGCTAAAAGGGAACGAGAAAGGCGGTCTAGAGTCCTACATTAACCATGCGCTTCCCTATGCCAAGGAATCCAAAGATAAATTCAGCATTGCCAATGCCAATAAATTCGTGGCCACCAGTCTTTTAAACGCGACTGAACGGGTACGCGGAAATGACTACCTCAAAAATGCACTTGCACTCTTCAAGGAAGCTCCTGCCGAAAGTGAGATCACGAAGTTGGAGGGCATATTGGAAGTAACCATCTTGCTTGCTGAAAACAACCTATACCTGAATGACCTGCATTCCAGCAAAGCCTATTTGGATGCCGCCTATGCAGTATTGAAGGACTATCCTGAATCCAATGTTTTCCTGTTCTATTATTTCCCCGAAGGGGTTTATTATGAAAAGATGGGTAAATATGTACAGGCGATCAACAGTTTTGACAAGGCCATTGCTTTTCAAGGCTCCGGTCCTGAGAACTTCTACATCAACCGTTCGAAATTTGCCAAGTTCAACCTATTGCGTAAGATAGGCAGGAATGCGGAAGCCATCGATGTGATGCAGGACCTGCTGAAAAGTACAACCCTGTTGCCTAGTGACCGTAATTCCTATGCCAACCTCTTGGCCGAGACCTATGCCAATACCGGAAACATGAAGGAGGCCTATGAATGGTCCCAAAAATACATCACGGTAAATGATAGCTTGCATGCCGCAGATTACAAAAAGGATATGCTGGATATGGAAAACAAATATCAGTCAGCAGAAAAGGCCAAGCAGATTTCCCAGTTACAGGCAGAGAAACAGGCTGCCGAGCTGGTACAGAAGAACCAGAGGCTTTGGGTGCTGCTCCTTGCAGTCGGTGCTGCGGTGCTCTTGTTGGCCTTCCTATACCTGAACAATATCCTGAAAAACCAGAAAAGAGCCAATGAATTCAAGTTCAAGGAACTGGAGCAACAAAGGGAATTGCAAGTAACAAAAGCCTTCTTGGAAGGGGAGGACAAGGAACGGCAAAGGATCGCCCAGGACCTGCATGATGGCCTTGGAGGCGCACTCTCTGGCATCAAGATGAAGCTATCTGCCGTGCAGAACAACTTCCAGGAACCTGAAATAGACAGTTCCGTCGATCAGCTTGACCGATCCATAATAGAACTGCGTCGAATTGCCCACAATATGATGCCGTCCAATCTCCTGCGAAGTGGGCTGGATGTTGCCTTAACGGACCTCTGCAGTGCCCTTTCCAGCAGTAAGACCGAAATAGAGCTGCAAACCGAAGGCTTAGACCCCAACTTAAACCAGCATTATCAGGTCAATATCTATCGGATTATCCAAGAGCTTCTGAGCAATGCCCTTCGTCATGCAGATGCCAACTATATCTTGGTCCAATGCATCCAGAATGACGAGCAGATCTTGATCACCGTTGAAGATAACGGCAAAGGATTCGACCTTTCAAGAGCAAAAGCCTCCAATGGAATGGGCCTCAACAATATTCAGAACCGTGTCGACATCATGAAAGGAAGTTTGGATTATGATGTTATGCCAGAAGAAGGAACCATAGTGAATATTGAACTGACGGTGTAA